Proteins from a genomic interval of Maylandia zebra isolate NMK-2024a linkage group LG15, Mzebra_GT3a, whole genome shotgun sequence:
- the amd1 gene encoding S-adenosylmethionine decarboxylase proenzyme — translation MEDNGAHFFEGTEKLLEVWFSRQDETKGNGDLRTIPRFEWDKLLENVHCLIISVTKTDKQEAYILSESSMFVSKRRFILKTCGTTLLLQALVPLLELAREYCGFDTIENFFYSRKNFMKPAHQEFPHRNFQEEVDFLSQIFPNGAAYCMGRLNSDCWYLFTLDMPEYWENKCADQTLEVLMSDLDPAIMDQFYMKDGVSASEVTRMSGIRDLIPGSVIDATMFNPCGYSMNGMKTDGTYWTIHITPEPEFSYVSFETNLSQTSYDELIRKVVEVFKPGKFVTTLFVNQSSKCRSVFSTPPKMEGYKRLDRQLAQFNDYNFVFTSYTKNRQQNQQQS, via the exons ATGGAAGATAACGGTGCACATTTCTTCGAGGGGACCGAGAAGCTGTTGGAGGTGTGGTTCTCTCGGCAGGATGAGACCAAAGGAAACGGAGACCTCCGTACCATCCCAAG gtttgAGTGGGACAAACTCTTGGAAAATGTGCATTGTTTGATAATAAGTGTGACAAAGACTGACAAGCAGGAAGCTTATATACTCAG TGAGAGTAGCATGTTTGTCTCCAAGAGACGTTTCATTTTGAAGACATGCGGAACCACCCTCTTGTTGCAAGCACTGGTGCCTCTGCTGGAACTCGCCAGGGAGTACTGCGGCTTCGACACCATTGAG AATTTCTTCTACTCCCGTAAGAACTTCATGAAACCAGCCCATCAAGAGTTCCCTCATCGAAACTTCCAGGAAGAAGTGGACTTCCTCAGCCAGATTTTTCCCA ATGGTGCAGCCTACTGTATGGGACGTTTGAACTCTGACTGCTG GTACCTGTTTACTCTGGATATGCCAGAGTACTGGGAGAACAAGTGTGCTGATCAGACGCTGGAAGTTCTGATGAGCGACCTTGATCCAGCCATCATGGACCAGTTCTACATGAAAGACGGTGTTTCCGCAAGTGAGGTCACTCGT ATGAGTGGAATTCGTGACCTGATTCCAGGTTCTGTGATTGATGCCACAATGTTCAACCCTTGTGGATACTCGATGAACGGGATGAAGACTGAC GGAACCTACTGGACCATCCACATCACCCCAGAGCCAGAGTTCTCCTACGTCAGCTTTGAAACAAACCTCTCCCAGACATCATACGATGAATTGATCAGGAAGGTTGTGGAGGTGTTCAAGCCAGGAAAATTTGTGACTACACTCTTTGTCAATCAG AGCTCTAAATGTCGCAGTGTCTTTTCTACTCCCCCAAAAATGGAGGGCTACAAGCGCCTCGACCGCCAGTTGGCTCAATTCAACGATTACAATTTTGTCTTCACAAGCTACACCAAGAATCGCCAGCAGAACCAGCAGCAGAGCTGA
- the rpf2 gene encoding ribosome production factor 2 homolog produces the protein MTQLDSVIKPKTKRSKRFLESRAPKLTEDVKSAMIMKGGNTSQTITQALKDIYSLKKPNAVLYKKKNITRPFEDSTSLEFFSKKTDCSLFLFGSHNKKRPNNFIFGRLFDFHVLDMIELGIEKYVSLSEIKASKCPEGTKPMLVFAGDAFDTDNEHRRLKSLLIDFFRGPTVPAVRLAGLEHILHFTAIDGKIYMRSYRSLLKKSGCRTPRIELEEIGPSFDFVLRRTHLASDDLYKLAHKQPKALKPKKKKNISHDAFGTKFGRVHMQKQDLSKLQTRKMKGLRKRRGEVVTKEQEGQAPKVAKVES, from the exons ATGACGCAGTTGGATTCTGTAAT AAAACCGAAGACAAAGCGCTCAAAACGCTTCTTGGAGAGCAGAGCACCCAAATTGACTGAAGATGTGAAGAGTGCCATGATTATGAAAGGAGGGAACACAAGTCAGACCATCACGCAGGCCCTGAAGGACATA TATTCCCTGAAGAAACCTAATGCTGTGCTGTACAAAAA AAAGAACATCACTCGGCCGTTTGAGGACTCAACATCACTG GAGTTCTTTTCCAAGAAGACAGACTGCTCCCTGTTCCTGTTCGGCTCCCACAATAAGAAACGGCCCAACAACTTCATATTTG GTCGTCTATTTGACTTCCATGTACTTGATATGATTGAACTTGGAATTGAGAAGTACGTCTCCCTGAGTGAAATTAAG GCCAGTAAATGTCCTGAAGGAACCAAACCAATGCTCGTGTTTGCAGGGGACGCTTTTGATACAGATAATGAGCACAGACGTCTGAAGAGTCTGCTAATAG ACTTCTTCAGGGGTCCCACTGTGCCTGCAGTGCGTCTGGCAGGTTTAGAACACATTTTGCACTTCACTGCCATCGATGGAAAAATTTACATGCGCAGCTACAG GTCTCTGTTGAAGAAGTCTGGCTGCCGGACGCCGCGGATCGAGTTGGAAGAGATTGGACCGTCATTTGACTTTGTCCTAAGGAGAACGCATCTGGCTTCAGATGACTTGTACAAGTTGGCTCATAAGCAGCCCAAAGCCCTGAAG cccaagaagaagaagaacatttcCCATGATGCCTTTGGCACCAAGTTTGGCCGTGTGCACATGCAGAAACAGGATCTGTCCAAGCTGCAGACACGGAAGATGAAGGGTCTAAGGAAGAGGAGGGGCGAGGTGGTCACAAAGGAGCAGGAGGGACAGGCACCCAAGGTGGCCAAAGTAGAGAGTTGA